In a genomic window of Gossypium arboreum isolate Shixiya-1 chromosome 9, ASM2569848v2, whole genome shotgun sequence:
- the LOC108456379 gene encoding UPF0481 protein At3g47200-like, which translates to MTSTRILYTLKEGIFHPFSFHILFVPVISFEAKMGRAEWLIEVDEELKTMVASETEMKHWMKRSIYKVPPNITDLNNKAYIPQVVSFGPYHHGHPHLNPMEDHKQRALLHFLKRSGKPLQLFVESLDKDLQQLRDCYELLDPMWQDDDHKFMQLMILDGCFMLEILCFDTHTMEDYAETDPIFSNHGKIHIIPFIKRDMLMLENQLPMQVLHSLVAVDSNGTKDEEFVNKLILKFYSSNTPVSCVGSCLHVLEVYRKSLLPDIPSHRQQRKRHWYRRPHYEDGDDIIRSAMELNEAGIRFKKSKTISLKDITFRGGILKLPTIIIDDATESMFLNLVAFERLHVGAGNEISSYILFMDNIIDNEKDVALLHSKGIIQNALESDKAVANMFNSLSKDITLDPNNNLDEVRKMVNRYCKKPWNEWRANLIHTYFTNPWAILSLIGVIFLFALTIAQTIYSILSVYNN; encoded by the exons ATGACTTCAACCCGGATCTTATACACATTGAAGGAAGGGATTTTTCACCCTTTTTCTTTTCACATTTTGTTCGTTCCCGTTATCTCTTTTGAAGCAAAAATGGGGAGAGCGGAGTGGCTTATTGAAGTTGATGAAGAACTGAAAACCATGGTGGCCTCAGAGACAGAGATGAAACATTGGATGAAACGATCAATCTATAAAGTACCTCCCAACATCACTGATCTAAACAACAAAGCTTACATCCCTCAAGTTGTCTCTTTCGGCCCTTACCATCATGGCCATCCTCATCTTAACCCCATGGAAGATCACAAACAACGAGCCCTCCTTCATTTTCTCAAGAGATCAGGCAAACCACTACAATTGTTTGTTGAATCTTTAGATAAAGATTTACAGCAGCTTAGAGATTGTTATGAGTTGCTTGATCCAATGTGGCAAGATGATGATCACAAGTTTATGCAGTTGATGATTCTTGATGGTTGTTTCATGTTGGAAATCTTGTGTTTTGATACTCATACAATGGAAGATTATGCTGAAACCGACCCAATCTTTAGCAATCATGGGAAGATACATATTATACCATTTATTAAACGAGATATGTTAATGCTCGAGAATCAATTGCCAATGCAAGTTCTTCATAGCTTAGTTGCTGTTGATAGCAATGGAACCAAG GATGAAGAATTTGTGAACAAACTTATACTCAAGTTCTACTCCTCCAATACGCCTGTCTCATGTGTGGGAAGTTGCTTACACGTATTGGAAGTGTATCGAAAGAGTCTCCTTCCGGACATTCCAAGTCATCGACAACAAAGAAAACGTCACTGGTATCGCAGACCACACTACGAAGATGGGGATGACATCATTAGATCCGCAATGGAGCTCAATGAAGCCGGAATCAGATTCAAGAAAAGTAAAACTATTAGTCTCAAGGATATAACATTCCGTGGAGGGATCCTTAAGCTACCAACTATCATCATAGATGATGCCACGGAATCCATGTTTCTAAACCTAGTAGCATTCGAGCGTTTGCATGTTGGGGCAGGTAATGAGATTTCATCCTATATACTTTTCATGGACAACATTATAGACAATGAGAAAGATGTGGCCCTTTTACACTCAAAAGGGATCATTCAAAATGCACTTGAGAGTGACAAAGCAGTGGCTAACATGTTCAACTCATTGTCAAAAGACATCACGTTGGACCCAAATAATAACCTAGATGAAGTAAGGAAGATGGTGAACAGGTATTGTAAGAAACCATGGAATGAATGGCGTGCTAATCTCATTCACACTTACTTCACAAATCCATGGGCTATTCTTTCTTTGATTGGGGTTATCTTTCTTTTTGCACTCACAATAGCACAAACTATATATTCTATATTGTCTGTCTACAACAACTAG
- the LOC108456166 gene encoding protein trichome birefringence-like 43, which yields MGPFGFAVFFIVIEFWQAVNGSRCNVYKGKWVYDASYPLYNFTDCPFILEQFNCQHNGRPDHLYQKFRWQPTACILPRFNGRELLQRFRGKRIMFVGDSLSSNQWLSLVCLLHKSAPHAKYTSQRIGGLSTFSFPAYRVSIMLSRNAFLVDIINGKHGRVLKLNSIWGGQLWKGVDVLIYDTWHWWLHTGRKQPWDYVQDNNVTHKDMNRTVAYEKALRTWARWVNLNVDPAKTKVFFQGVSPDHMNSKDWVDRTANTCVGEIRPLLSGEYLAGPHPAQVILNKVLRSVSKPVHLLDITGLSQQRKDGHPSVFGYRGRHGIDCTHWCLPGVPDAWNELLFAALIQT from the exons ATGGGTCCATTTGGTTTTGCAGTATTTTTCATTGTAATTGAATTTTGGCAGGCGGTGAACGGAAGCAGATGCAATGTTTACAAAGGGAAATGGGTGTATGATGCTTCATACCCTCTTTACAATTTCACTGATTGCCCCTTCATACTTGAGCAGTTCAACTGCCAACACAATGGTCGACCCGATCATCTCTATCAAAAATTTAGATGGCAACCCACTGCCTGCATTTTGCCAAG GTTCAATGGCAGAGAACTTTTACAGAGATTTAGAGGGAAACGAATTATGTTTGTAGGTGACTCACTGAGTTCAAATCAATGGCTATCACTCGTATGTTTGCTTCATAAATCTGCACCTCATGCCAAATACACCTCTCAAAGGATTGGAGGCCTCTCCACATTCAGCTTCcca GCATATAGAGTTTCAATTATGTTGTCACGCAATGCGTTTCTTGTTGATATTATTAATGGAAAACATGGGCGAGTCCTAAAACTCAACTCAATTTGGGGTGGACAACTATGGAAAGGAGTTGATGTATTGATCTATGACACTTGGCATTGGTGGCTCCACACCGGTCGAAAACAACC ATGGGATTATGTCCAAGACAATAATGTAACTCACAAAGACATGAATCGCACGGTTGCATATGAGAAAGCATTAAGGACATGGGCGAGATGGGTGAACTTGAATGTGGATCCTGCCAAAACCAAGGTGTTTTTCCAAGGCGTTTCTCCCGATCATATGAA TTCCAAGGATTGGGTAGATAGAACAGCGAATACATGCGTAGGGGAAATACGCCCATTGTTAAGCGGAGAGTATCTGGCAGGTCCACATCCAGCTCAAGTTATTTTAAACAAAGTGTTGCGAAGTGTGTCAAAGCCAGTTCATCTGCTTGACATAACTGGCTTGTCCCAACAAAGAAAGGACGGTCACCCTTCAGTCTTTGGTTATAGAGGCCGCCACGGCATCGATTGTACACATTGGTGTCTCCCCGGAGTTCCTGATGCATGGAATGAATTACTCTTTGCAGCTCTCATCCAAACTTAA